A region of Candidatus Poribacteria bacterium DNA encodes the following proteins:
- a CDS encoding sigma 54-interacting transcriptional regulator: MDDRRKFELILDNIADGVFTINTDWRIELFNKAAERITGFSAEEAIGRVCREVFRTNVCDYDCAIRRALETGEPVTNYEVIITRKDGIQIPVSVSASILIDDDGGIMGAVETFRDISQLKWLEMELQERYQFGQLIGKSRRMQEIFEQIEMLAENDVTVLIQGETGTGKGVIARAIHLNSHRADGPFVTVNCAALPEPLLESELFGHVKGAFTGAVADKPGRFELADGGTIFLDEITEIPTHVQAKLLRAIEDKEFERIGGTKTIKVDVRIIAATNKDLREEVKAGRFREDLFYRLNVISIEVPPLRERREDIPLLVRFFIDRFNGEFGKQIEGISQQAMDLILRYNWPGNVRELENAIEHAFVHCRGDLIMPEHLPLEIRKGDSFPGIAPFFNLQPGENPLEAAERAVIIRVLEETGWRIGEAANILGISRPTLWRKMKRYGIKKRE, encoded by the coding sequence ATGGATGACAGGAGAAAGTTCGAGCTGATACTCGACAATATAGCCGATGGCGTTTTCACCATAAACACCGATTGGCGGATAGAGCTTTTCAATAAGGCCGCCGAAAGGATAACCGGATTTTCAGCCGAGGAGGCCATAGGCAGGGTGTGCAGGGAGGTGTTCAGAACCAACGTATGCGATTATGACTGTGCGATACGTCGGGCGCTTGAAACGGGAGAGCCGGTGACCAACTATGAGGTGATTATCACCCGAAAGGATGGGATCCAGATACCGGTCAGCGTGAGCGCCTCAATACTCATAGACGACGATGGAGGTATTATGGGGGCGGTGGAGACGTTCAGGGATATATCGCAGCTCAAATGGCTGGAGATGGAGCTTCAGGAGAGGTATCAGTTCGGCCAGCTCATAGGCAAATCCCGTAGGATGCAGGAGATATTCGAACAGATAGAGATGCTCGCCGAAAACGATGTGACAGTTCTGATCCAGGGCGAGACCGGAACGGGGAAGGGTGTGATCGCCCGGGCGATCCATCTCAACAGCCATCGGGCAGATGGTCCGTTTGTGACCGTCAACTGCGCAGCTTTGCCGGAGCCGTTGCTGGAGAGCGAGCTCTTCGGACATGTTAAAGGGGCATTCACGGGGGCGGTGGCGGATAAACCCGGCAGGTTTGAGCTGGCAGATGGAGGCACGATATTTCTCGACGAGATAACCGAGATACCCACCCACGTCCAGGCAAAGCTTCTGCGCGCCATAGAGGATAAGGAGTTCGAGAGGATCGGAGGAACAAAGACCATAAAGGTAGATGTGCGCATCATCGCCGCGACGAATAAAGATCTGCGCGAGGAGGTGAAAGCGGGTAGGTTCAGGGAGGATCTCTTCTATCGGCTGAACGTGATCTCCATCGAAGTGCCCCCTCTTAGAGAAAGACGCGAGGATATACCGCTGCTGGTGAGGTTCTTCATCGACAGGTTTAATGGAGAGTTCGGCAAACAGATCGAGGGGATATCACAACAGGCGATGGATCTGATCCTGCGCTATAACTGGCCTGGTAACGTGAGGGAGCTTGAGAACGCCATCGAACATGCCTTCGTCCACTGCCGCGGGGATCTCATAATGCCGGAGCACCTTCCCTTGGAGATCAGAAAAGGCGATTCGTTCCCCGGAATAGCCCCCTTTTTCAACCTGCAGCCAGGGGAGAACCCCCTTGAGGCTGCCGAGAGAGCCGTTATCATCAGAGTTTTGGAGGAAACGGGATGGCGTATAGGCGAGGCCGCGAATATCCTGGGCATCAGCAGACCGACCCTCTGGAGAAAGATGAAGAGATACGGGATCAAAAAGAGGGAATAG
- a CDS encoding ThuA domain-containing protein — MAKAIRVTVWNEFRHERRNERIAKIYPNGMHEAIASYLRSQPGFEVRTATLDEPEHGLTDEVLANTDVLIWWGHMAHHEVRDEVVDKVHGSVLNGMGLIVLHSAHFSKIFRRLMGTTCNLKWREIGEKERLWVVEPGHPIAEGLGEYIEIEHAEMYGERFDIPQPDELVFISWFEGGEVFRSGCCFYRGKGKIFYFRPEHETYPIYHHPDVLKVIANAVRWAAPSGIEKITFGNVKPLEPIEPKG, encoded by the coding sequence ATGGCAAAAGCGATCCGCGTGACGGTGTGGAACGAATTCCGTCATGAGAGGAGAAACGAGAGGATAGCGAAGATATACCCTAACGGCATGCACGAGGCGATCGCCTCCTATCTCCGCTCTCAGCCCGGTTTCGAGGTCAGAACGGCGACCCTGGATGAACCGGAGCACGGGCTAACCGATGAGGTGCTTGCAAACACCGACGTGCTCATCTGGTGGGGACATATGGCCCATCATGAGGTTCGTGACGAGGTGGTGGATAAGGTCCATGGGAGTGTGCTGAACGGAATGGGGCTGATCGTCCTGCATTCGGCCCATTTCTCCAAGATCTTCCGGAGGCTGATGGGAACGACGTGCAACCTCAAATGGCGTGAGATCGGCGAAAAGGAGAGGCTCTGGGTGGTTGAGCCGGGCCATCCGATAGCCGAGGGGTTGGGCGAATACATCGAGATCGAGCATGCCGAGATGTACGGCGAGCGGTTTGATATACCCCAGCCGGATGAGCTCGTCTTCATAAGCTGGTTCGAGGGAGGCGAGGTGTTCCGTAGCGGCTGCTGTTTCTACAGGGGCAAGGGCAAGATCTTCTATTTCCGTCCCGAACATGAGACCTATCCGATATACCATCATCCGGATGTGCTGAAGGTCATCGCCAACGCCGTCCGTTGGGCCGCCCCCTCAGGCATTGAAAAGATCACCTTCGGAAACGTCAAACCGCTTGAACCGATTGAACCCAAGGGATAA
- a CDS encoding LptF/LptG family permease, whose protein sequence is MRILERYILREYLRYFLMSFAFFVALVIIVRLGDKEIGELLSGDKPVWDVVRMIIYRAPERVMQVFPAAGLLAIFFTFGRFIQTNELTAMKATGMSFYRMILPPLIATLGICILAGFFNDQIASRANRRVREIEGRKAFTRERNVIFRASEDKVCYIQNLDVEHHGMKNISIYSFNGDQLINSIFARAGKWEGERWTLLDGLERSFSNGREIESRKFDQMDTIIREDPSIFAASGMKPKELTYSELARLTRYKLRAGQPVRMERVELNHKIAYPFATFVVVLIGAPLAIWFGSAGFAAGFLITMFVNFMYWGIGIAMFEAMGQNGALPPALSCWAANLIFAAIGLALLIKVRK, encoded by the coding sequence ATGAGGATACTTGAGAGATACATCCTAAGAGAATACCTCCGATATTTCCTCATGAGCTTTGCCTTCTTCGTCGCCCTTGTGATCATCGTCCGACTGGGCGATAAGGAGATCGGCGAGTTGCTTTCAGGTGACAAGCCTGTGTGGGATGTGGTGAGAATGATCATCTATCGGGCCCCGGAGAGGGTGATGCAGGTTTTCCCCGCTGCCGGGCTGCTGGCGATATTCTTCACCTTCGGGAGGTTCATCCAGACGAACGAACTTACGGCGATGAAGGCGACGGGTATGAGCTTTTATCGGATGATCCTGCCCCCACTTATAGCAACCCTAGGGATATGCATCTTGGCCGGATTCTTCAACGATCAGATCGCCTCACGCGCCAACAGAAGGGTCAGGGAGATAGAGGGGAGAAAAGCCTTCACGCGGGAGAGAAACGTCATCTTCAGGGCCAGCGAGGATAAGGTGTGTTATATTCAGAACCTCGATGTGGAACACCACGGTATGAAAAACATCTCGATCTACTCCTTCAACGGAGACCAGCTCATAAACTCGATTTTCGCCCGAGCGGGAAAATGGGAGGGGGAGAGATGGACGCTTCTCGATGGATTGGAGAGAAGCTTCTCAAACGGCAGGGAGATCGAATCGAGAAAATTCGATCAGATGGATACGATCATCCGCGAAGACCCGTCGATCTTCGCCGCCTCGGGGATGAAGCCCAAGGAGCTGACGTATAGCGAGCTGGCGAGATTAACCAGATATAAGCTGAGGGCCGGTCAGCCGGTGAGGATGGAGAGGGTTGAGCTGAATCACAAGATAGCCTATCCCTTTGCCACGTTTGTCGTCGTTTTGATCGGAGCGCCCCTGGCCATCTGGTTCGGCTCGGCGGGATTCGCGGCGGGGTTCCTGATAACGATGTTCGTCAACTTCATGTACTGGGGAATAGGTATCGCTATGTTTGAGGCGATGGGACAGAACGGCGCCCTCCCACCTGCCCTCTCCTGTTGGGCTGCCAACCTCATATTTGCCGCTATAGGTTTGGCGTTATTGATTAAGGTCAGGAAATGA
- a CDS encoding flavodoxin domain-containing protein encodes MPKALIVYYSRTGHTKKMAEMIAEGLRDEGIEVACKSVEEASVDEIKDYDGLIVGSPTYYGTMAAEIKKFLDESVKFHGRLDGMVGGAFATAAVTGHETTVISILEALLIHGMIIQGDPSGHHYGPTAVGKVEGSEKECRRFARRFAELLRRLS; translated from the coding sequence ATGCCTAAAGCCTTGATCGTATACTACTCCAGAACCGGTCATACGAAAAAGATGGCGGAGATGATAGCAGAGGGCCTGCGCGATGAGGGAATCGAGGTGGCCTGTAAAAGCGTTGAGGAGGCGTCGGTGGATGAGATCAAGGATTACGATGGTTTGATCGTCGGATCGCCCACCTACTACGGCACGATGGCGGCTGAGATCAAGAAGTTCCTGGACGAGTCGGTTAAGTTCCACGGCAGATTAGACGGCATGGTCGGCGGAGCCTTCGCCACGGCAGCGGTAACGGGACATGAGACAACCGTCATCAGCATCCTCGAGGCTCTTTTGATACACGGCATGATCATACAGGGCGATCCCAGCGGCCACCACTATGGACCCACTGCCGTCGGGAAGGTGGAGGGATCGGAGAAAGAGTGTAGGCGATTCGCCAGAAGGTTCGCCGAACTACTCAGGAGGCTCTCCTGA
- a CDS encoding sulfatase-like hydrolase/transferase, whose translation MDRPNIVFFFADDQRFDTIHALNNPEILTPNLDRLVERGTVFTNAYIMGGSCGAVCMPSRAMLHTGRTLYHIERQGQNIPEEHILLGELLQREGYISFGTGKWHNGTRSYARSFNAGAEIFFGGMSDHWNVPACDYDPTGEYKPKPKIENPARSNKVTWWLCDHIKAGKHSSDLFADATIDFLERYEGDRPFFAYLSFMAPHDPRSMPERFLRMYDPEAIKLPENFMPEHPFDNGWLRGRDELLAGFPRTEREIRRHIAEYYAMISHLDDAIGRVIDKLEELGLLENTIILFSGDNGLAVGQHGLMGKQSVYDHSVHVPLIFTGPGIPQNERREAFAYLLDIFPTLCDLLGIEIPDTVEGKSLVPALKNPSEPIRQYLHFAYEGLHRGVRDRRYKLIEYVVGGVHVKTQLFDLANDPRETTNLADDPRYAETLVRLRRELRRGWLEDYGDTREQGQSFWKVFDASVGEMR comes from the coding sequence ATGGACAGGCCTAATATCGTTTTCTTCTTCGCCGATGATCAGCGCTTCGATACGATCCATGCCCTCAACAACCCTGAGATCCTCACACCCAACCTCGATCGGCTGGTTGAACGGGGCACGGTCTTCACCAACGCCTATATCATGGGCGGCTCCTGCGGTGCGGTATGCATGCCCAGCCGCGCCATGTTGCACACAGGCCGCACGCTTTATCACATCGAACGGCAGGGACAGAACATCCCCGAAGAGCATATCCTTCTGGGCGAGCTCCTGCAGAGAGAAGGTTATATCTCGTTCGGCACCGGCAAATGGCATAACGGCACGCGATCATATGCCCGGAGCTTCAACGCCGGTGCTGAGATCTTCTTCGGCGGGATGTCCGATCACTGGAACGTGCCCGCCTGTGATTACGACCCGACGGGCGAATATAAGCCTAAGCCGAAGATCGAAAACCCCGCAAGGAGCAACAAGGTCACGTGGTGGCTCTGCGATCACATCAAAGCGGGCAAACACTCCTCCGATCTGTTTGCCGATGCGACCATCGACTTTCTGGAGAGGTATGAGGGCGATAGGCCCTTCTTCGCTTACCTCTCGTTCATGGCACCACATGACCCGCGCAGCATGCCCGAAAGATTTTTGAGGATGTATGATCCCGAAGCGATAAAGCTTCCCGAAAACTTCATGCCCGAACATCCTTTCGATAACGGCTGGCTGAGGGGGCGTGATGAGCTGCTCGCCGGATTCCCAAGAACCGAGAGGGAGATCCGCCGTCATATCGCCGAATACTACGCCATGATCAGCCACCTGGATGACGCCATCGGACGCGTGATCGATAAACTTGAAGAATTAGGTCTGCTGGAGAACACCATAATCCTCTTCTCCGGCGATAACGGATTGGCCGTCGGACAACACGGGCTGATGGGCAAACAAAGCGTCTACGACCACAGCGTTCACGTCCCCTTGATCTTCACCGGGCCGGGCATACCCCAGAATGAGAGACGGGAGGCTTTCGCCTATCTGCTGGATATCTTCCCGACCCTATGCGATCTTCTGGGGATCGAGATACCCGACACCGTCGAGGGTAAAAGCCTCGTACCGGCCCTTAAAAATCCCTCCGAGCCGATCCGCCAATACCTGCACTTCGCCTATGAGGGGCTACACCGCGGCGTCCGAGATCGGCGGTATAAGCTGATCGAATATGTCGTTGGTGGCGTGCACGTCAAAACTCAGCTCTTCGATCTCGCGAACGACCCGCGCGAGACAACGAACTTGGCTGATGATCCCCGATACGCTGAGACCCTCGTACGCCTCCGAAGGGAACTGAGAAGGGGATGGCTGGAGGATTACGGGGATACGCGGGAACAGGGACAGAGCTTCTGGAAGGTGTTCGACGCCTCGGTGGGAGAGATGCGATGA
- the xylB gene encoding xylulokinase produces the protein MGYLIGIDVGTTGAKTILIDENGDLKASSFKEYPLHTPYPKWAEQDPEDWWKATVESIREVMDRSGVDPEDVKGLGLSGQMHGLVLVDKDHNVLRPAILWCDVRTTEQCGYIREKVGMEDLVRITCNQPLEGFTAPKVIWVRQNEPQIFEKAYKMMLPKDYVRFRLTGEIATEVSDAAGTLLFDVPNRRWSREILERLDIPFEMMPPCYESIDICGRISSEVAEMTGLKAGTPVVGGGADNTCSAVGNGIVKSGRVSASLGTSGVVLAHMDEVRYDPKLRTHTFCHSVPNKWYIMGVMLSAGGAFRWFRDALGDSEKEEAQSEGVDPYEILTRKAAEAPVGSEGLIFLPYLTGERTPHGDANAKGVFFGITLRHGKPHMIRAVLEGVTYGMRDSFEIFREIGLPIEQVYATGGGARSELWRQIQADVYNTELVTINIAEGPAFGAAILAGVGAGVYSSIEEATDKLIRVTSRTQPIPENVGIYDRYYQVYRALYPALKEQFDRVSEIVARLHG, from the coding sequence ATGGGGTATCTCATAGGTATAGACGTGGGGACGACGGGCGCCAAGACGATACTCATCGATGAGAACGGCGATCTGAAGGCTTCCTCCTTCAAGGAGTATCCGCTTCATACCCCTTACCCGAAATGGGCCGAACAGGACCCCGAAGATTGGTGGAAGGCGACGGTCGAATCGATACGTGAGGTGATGGATCGATCCGGGGTCGATCCCGAAGATGTCAAGGGACTGGGCCTATCAGGTCAGATGCACGGGTTAGTTCTGGTGGATAAAGATCATAACGTCCTGCGGCCGGCGATACTCTGGTGCGATGTCCGGACGACGGAGCAGTGTGGGTATATCAGGGAAAAGGTGGGTATGGAGGATCTGGTCAGGATCACCTGTAACCAGCCGCTCGAGGGGTTCACCGCTCCCAAGGTCATATGGGTTCGTCAGAATGAGCCTCAGATCTTCGAAAAAGCTTACAAGATGATGTTGCCCAAGGATTACGTCAGGTTCAGGCTGACGGGTGAGATAGCGACCGAGGTCTCGGACGCGGCCGGCACTTTACTCTTCGACGTCCCAAATCGCCGCTGGTCGAGGGAGATACTCGAAAGGTTGGATATACCGTTTGAGATGATGCCGCCCTGTTATGAATCGATAGATATCTGCGGCAGGATCAGCTCCGAGGTGGCGGAGATGACAGGGTTGAAGGCGGGAACGCCGGTGGTAGGCGGCGGAGCTGACAACACCTGTAGCGCCGTGGGAAACGGAATCGTCAAATCGGGGAGGGTCTCGGCCAGCCTCGGAACATCAGGGGTTGTCCTGGCACATATGGACGAGGTGAGATATGATCCCAAGCTGAGGACCCACACCTTCTGTCATTCCGTTCCGAACAAGTGGTATATCATGGGCGTGATGCTATCGGCCGGCGGAGCGTTCAGGTGGTTCCGCGATGCGCTTGGGGATTCGGAGAAAGAGGAAGCTCAGAGTGAGGGGGTTGATCCCTACGAGATTTTGACCCGTAAGGCCGCCGAGGCGCCTGTGGGAAGCGAAGGGCTCATCTTCCTGCCATATCTGACGGGCGAGCGGACACCTCACGGCGACGCCAACGCCAAAGGGGTTTTCTTCGGCATCACCCTGCGCCACGGAAAGCCTCATATGATCCGCGCTGTGCTCGAAGGGGTGACATACGGCATGCGGGACTCCTTCGAGATATTCCGCGAGATCGGCTTGCCCATAGAGCAGGTTTACGCCACGGGCGGCGGGGCGAGGAGCGAGCTATGGAGACAGATCCAGGCCGATGTCTACAATACGGAGCTGGTCACCATCAACATAGCCGAAGGACCTGCCTTCGGAGCGGCTATCTTAGCCGGTGTGGGAGCTGGGGTTTACTCCTCGATAGAGGAGGCGACGGACAAGCTCATAAGGGTCACCTCACGCACTCAGCCTATACCTGAGAATGTCGGCATATACGACCGATACTATCAGGTCTATAGGGCGCTCTATCCCGCCCTTAAGGAGCAGTTCGACAGGGTAAGCGAGATAGTAGCGAGGTTGCACGGGTGA
- a CDS encoding sugar phosphate isomerase/epimerase, with the protein MKWSLNTYRTGQDWDLDYLIEITKKTGYHGIEFLMDFNQKHGLEWDTPRERWDEVKRKMEEAGLEFASLTSCQVFHHPSQEERRASVEKVKRVIDMAYFFNCGHVRVLGDRFTPENRDEVVENVGRCLGELGEYAQNYGITVSIEMHGSFTDPDPALEAISIANRPNVGVVFNCVWPNVTLETVDEFHDRIAPHIKMVHTHRVEDSSTFEFYRRMFRKLKDIGFDGYISNESAYTGPDPEKVLAMYVALYRAFTGE; encoded by the coding sequence ATGAAATGGTCGCTTAACACCTATAGGACCGGTCAGGACTGGGATCTGGATTACCTGATAGAGATCACCAAAAAGACCGGTTATCACGGGATAGAGTTCCTCATGGACTTCAATCAGAAACACGGACTGGAGTGGGATACGCCCCGTGAGAGGTGGGATGAGGTTAAGAGGAAAATGGAGGAAGCAGGGCTGGAGTTCGCATCGCTGACAAGCTGTCAGGTGTTCCATCATCCGTCCCAGGAGGAGAGACGGGCGAGCGTTGAGAAGGTTAAAAGGGTCATCGATATGGCTTACTTCTTCAACTGCGGGCATGTCAGGGTCCTCGGCGACAGGTTCACGCCGGAAAACCGGGACGAGGTGGTCGAAAACGTCGGCAGGTGTCTGGGTGAACTGGGGGAGTATGCCCAAAATTACGGGATAACCGTCTCCATAGAGATGCATGGCAGCTTCACCGATCCCGACCCGGCCTTGGAGGCGATCTCGATAGCGAACAGGCCGAACGTGGGGGTGGTTTTCAACTGCGTCTGGCCGAATGTAACGCTGGAGACGGTGGATGAGTTCCACGATCGGATAGCGCCCCACATAAAGATGGTTCACACCCATCGAGTTGAAGACTCATCGACGTTTGAGTTTTACAGACGGATGTTCCGCAAGCTCAAGGATATAGGTTTTGACGGATACATCTCCAACGAATCCGCCTACACCGGTCCCGATCCTGAGAAGGTATTGGCCATGTATGTGGCGCTCTACAGGGCGTTCACAGGCGAGTAA
- a CDS encoding sulfatase-like hydrolase/transferase codes for MSQPNVLLIFTDQQRADTIQAAGNPIIKTPHLDRLVAEGVLFKSAYTPSPVCVSARCSLIYGLYPHNTGCFDNGYPMPDDRPSLMELLSRAGYRTHGIGKMHFTPDSHALRGFQTREHQEEMRARVEDDDYLKFLHANGFDHVYDPFGQRGEMYYIPQPAQMPARLHGTNWVGDRAVEFIRNADRSRPFFLWASFIHPHPPFSPPTPWNKLYRAALMPLPKRPDGFETLHTYMNRYQNRYKYRDNGIDNNLLRVMKAYYYACISFIDFQIGRILEALEETDRLENTMIIFTSDHGEFLGDYNCFGKRSMLDAAARVPMIVRYPERFARGYICETPTSLVDIMPTILAAAGIDPKDHNLDGVDLAEAVGYDDRTIYSQYQRGPLGVYMILNRRWKYFYSAPDRREFLFDRIHDPEETRNRAGLSLCRREQEEMRGELIGFYKEQGYTEPIEGDRWKLFPQPSIPVNPDAGLLIQDPGWSLRYQRIPGYTD; via the coding sequence ATGTCTCAACCAAATGTTCTTCTCATATTCACCGATCAACAACGGGCCGATACCATTCAAGCGGCTGGAAATCCGATCATAAAGACGCCCCACCTGGATCGTCTGGTCGCCGAAGGGGTGCTTTTCAAAAGCGCCTACACCCCATCGCCCGTATGTGTGTCGGCCCGATGTTCGCTTATTTACGGCCTCTATCCCCATAACACGGGGTGTTTCGACAACGGTTATCCGATGCCCGATGATAGACCCAGCCTGATGGAGTTGCTCTCCAGGGCGGGCTATCGGACGCACGGCATCGGCAAGATGCACTTCACACCCGATTCCCACGCCTTACGCGGGTTTCAAACGCGCGAGCATCAGGAGGAGATGCGTGCTCGGGTTGAGGATGACGATTACCTGAAGTTCCTCCACGCGAACGGCTTCGATCACGTATACGATCCCTTCGGCCAGAGGGGTGAGATGTACTACATCCCTCAGCCGGCACAGATGCCGGCAAGGCTTCACGGCACCAATTGGGTCGGCGATAGAGCCGTGGAGTTCATCCGCAATGCGGATAGATCCCGACCCTTCTTCCTCTGGGCGAGCTTCATTCACCCCCATCCACCCTTCTCGCCTCCGACTCCCTGGAACAAGCTGTATCGGGCAGCGCTGATGCCGCTGCCAAAGCGTCCCGACGGCTTTGAGACGCTTCACACCTACATGAATAGATACCAAAATCGGTACAAATACCGCGATAACGGGATAGATAACAACCTCCTCAGGGTGATGAAGGCCTACTACTACGCCTGTATCTCCTTCATCGATTTCCAGATAGGAAGGATACTTGAGGCTTTGGAGGAGACAGACCGGCTTGAGAACACCATGATCATCTTCACATCGGATCACGGCGAGTTTCTGGGCGATTACAACTGCTTCGGCAAGCGGAGCATGCTAGACGCGGCGGCAAGGGTGCCGATGATCGTTCGATATCCGGAGCGGTTCGCCCGAGGATACATCTGCGAAACGCCGACAAGCTTGGTTGATATCATGCCGACCATACTGGCCGCAGCGGGAATAGATCCTAAGGATCATAACCTCGACGGGGTGGATCTGGCCGAGGCCGTAGGATACGATGACAGGACGATCTACAGCCAGTACCAGCGGGGCCCCCTAGGCGTCTACATGATCCTGAACCGACGATGGAAGTACTTCTACTCCGCTCCCGATCGAAGGGAGTTCCTCTTCGATAGAATACACGACCCGGAGGAGACCAGGAACAGGGCGGGGCTCAGCCTATGTAGGCGGGAGCAGGAGGAGATGAGAGGGGAATTGATCGGATTTTATAAGGAGCAGGGTTATACCGAACCCATAGAGGGCGATCGGTGGAAGCTGTTCCCACAGCCATCCATACCGGTAAACCCGGACGCCGGGCTTCTAATTCAAGACCCCGGATGGTCGCTGCGATATCAGAGGATACCGGGGTATACGGACTAA
- a CDS encoding HAD family phosphatase, whose amino-acid sequence MKYKLIAIDVDGTLVNSKAQISERTKRAIRKATEKGAMIVIVTGRRFCSAKPIVEQLGVDLMIAAHNGVLLKRINGEFITGRFLKPDVARDAVRIVKRFGVEPIVYRGTGDYAEIFVEEPKADWLVGYIEHNREHARIVRSLEEAIRWDALEVMSVMDRSIVDEVTERLREGLEGRAKVLKQVPQEGQLAFVEVAESKVAKDYPLRFLCRKFGIKREEVIAFGDNYSDLEMLEFAGLGVVMGNAHGELKRGDFMIAPSNDDDGVAQVLEQLVGE is encoded by the coding sequence GTGAAATATAAACTTATAGCCATCGATGTGGACGGGACGCTGGTGAATTCGAAGGCGCAGATCAGCGAGAGGACGAAGAGGGCGATCCGGAAGGCAACCGAGAAAGGGGCGATGATCGTGATCGTCACGGGCAGGAGGTTCTGCTCGGCCAAACCGATAGTCGAGCAGCTCGGCGTTGATCTCATGATAGCGGCGCATAACGGGGTGCTCCTCAAGAGGATAAACGGGGAGTTCATAACAGGCCGATTCCTGAAACCCGACGTGGCCAGGGATGCCGTCAGGATCGTCAAACGGTTCGGGGTTGAACCGATCGTGTATCGCGGGACGGGGGACTACGCTGAGATCTTCGTCGAGGAGCCGAAGGCTGATTGGTTGGTCGGATATATCGAGCACAACCGCGAGCACGCCAGAATCGTCCGATCGCTTGAGGAGGCGATCCGATGGGATGCTCTGGAGGTGATGTCGGTGATGGACAGATCCATAGTGGATGAGGTAACCGAGCGTCTGAGGGAGGGTTTAGAGGGGAGGGCCAAGGTGCTCAAGCAGGTGCCACAGGAGGGACAACTCGCTTTCGTCGAGGTCGCCGAGAGTAAGGTCGCCAAGGATTATCCCCTGAGGTTTCTCTGCCGCAAGTTCGGGATAAAGAGGGAGGAGGTGATAGCCTTCGGCGATAACTATAGCGATCTGGAGATGCTCGAATTCGCGGGATTAGGAGTGGTAATGGGGAACGCTCACGGGGAGTTAAAGAGAGGCGATTTTATGATAGCACCGTCAAACGACGATGACGGTGTAGCTCAGGTATTGGAACAACTGGTAGGAGAATAA